The following are from one region of the Anomaloglossus baeobatrachus isolate aAnoBae1 chromosome 1, aAnoBae1.hap1, whole genome shotgun sequence genome:
- the LOC142291015 gene encoding uncharacterized protein LOC142291015 isoform X1 — translation MHDSFLLDLCSFALNHNYFLFDRQYYRQTSGVAMGARFAPSYANLFLGWWEATVVYRSEFFERFVTHWRRFIDDVIFIWSGPEEVCHDFLRSLNDNDMNIFLTYTISPSTATFLDLQVRIKDGRLETGLYRKPTATNSLLSFDSFHPFHTRRGVPIGQFLRVRRNCTLSEEFRTQANDLTHRFRRRGYPRSVLSNAYRRAKNETQQSLIQKQPAKGDQPLRLVTDYNNQWKQVKQILSKNWAILTSDPQVSSLVSDTPLLTARRAPRLRDMLTSSHFRRPTVRLQRGIVLKGSFPCGACSVCPHVHPTREHFVDPCDANKKYTLHSYINCKTVNVVYAIVCDCPKVYVGQTSQELRKRIQKHISTINLAATDLKKAHFLSRFNWDPAPWVTLDGRTTARNDMVELGDQSMLIGKVDGKDQD, via the exons ATGCATGATTCCTTCTTGCTGGATCTGTGCTCCTTTGCTCTCAaccacaattattttttatttgatcgCCAATATTATAGACAAACATCTGGCGTGGCTATGGGGGCGCGTTTCGCGCCTTCATATGCGAATTTATTTTTAGGATGGTGGGAAGCAACGGTAGTCTATCGTTCCGAATTCTTTGAAAGATTTGTCACCCATTGGAGAAGATTCATTGACGACGTGATATTTATCTGGTCTGGCCCTGAGGAGGTATGTCATGACTTCTTAAGATCTCTGAATGATAATGACATGAATATCTTCCTCACCTATACTATTTCACCATCAACAGCTACTTTTCTAGATCTTCAagtcagaattaaggatggacgccTTGAAACTGGGCTATACCGCAAACCGACGGCCACGAACAGTTTGCTCAGCTTCGACAGCTTCCATCCCTTCCACACAAGGAGAGGAGTACCGATCGGCCAGTTTCTAAGGGTACGTAGAAACTGCACTCTATCTGAAGAGTTCCGCACACAAGCAAATGATCTGACGCATCGATTCAGGAGACGAGGTTACCCCCGTAGTGTTCTCTCTAACGCTTACAGGAGGGCGAAGAATGAGACTCAACAATCTCTCATCCAGAAACAACCGGCAAAGGGAGACCAACCGCTCCGGCTAGTAACAGACTACAATAACCAATGGAAGCAGGTGAAACAGATCTTATCAAAGAACTGGGCGATCCTCACTTCGGACCCCCAAGTGTCATCATTGGTGAGTGACACGCCACTCCTCACGGCACGACGTGCGCCACGGCTTAGAGACATGCTCACTAGTAGCCACTTCCGCAGGCCCACAGTGAGACTGCAGAGGGGCATTGTCTTGAAGGGCTCTTTTCCGTGCGGAGCGTGCAGTGTGTGTCCTCATGTACATCCCACTAGGGAGCATTTTGTGGATCCCTGTGACGCTAACAAAAAGTATACCTTGCATTCTTACATTAATTGCAAGACGGTTAATGTCGTTTATGCTATTGTTTGTGATTGTCCTAAGGTATATGTGGGCCAGACGTCTCAGGAGCTCCGAAAGCGAATTCAAAAACACATCTCTACCATTAATCTAGCAGCAACTGACCTGAAGAAAG CTCACTTTCTGTCGAGATTCAATTGGGATCCGGCGCCATGGGTTACCCTTGATGGGAGGACAACGGCAAGGAATGACATGGTTGAACTGGGAGATCAAAGCATGCTCATTGGAAAAGTGGATGGAAAAGATCAAGATTGA
- the LOC142291015 gene encoding uncharacterized protein LOC142291015 isoform X2: MHDSFLLDLCSFALNHNYFLFDRQYYRQTSGVAMGARFAPSYANLFLGWWEATVVYRSEFFERFVTHWRRFIDDVIFIWSGPEEVCHDFLRSLNDNDMNIFLTYTISPSTATFLDLQVRIKDGRLETGLYRKPTATNSLLSFDSFHPFHTRRGVPIGQFLRVRRNCTLSEEFRTQANDLTHRFRRRGYPRSVLSNAYRRAKNETQQSLIQKQPAKGDQPLRLVTDYNNQWKQVKQILSKNWAILTSDPQVSSLVYVGQTSQELRKRIQKHISTINLAATDLKKGKTLTSVASHFLRFHSGSSRHLLVVGLEKIHETGRGGSSHKALLRAESRWIFHLGSLAPYGLNEELLYTGFLG; this comes from the exons ATGCATGATTCCTTCTTGCTGGATCTGTGCTCCTTTGCTCTCAaccacaattattttttatttgatcgCCAATATTATAGACAAACATCTGGCGTGGCTATGGGGGCGCGTTTCGCGCCTTCATATGCGAATTTATTTTTAGGATGGTGGGAAGCAACGGTAGTCTATCGTTCCGAATTCTTTGAAAGATTTGTCACCCATTGGAGAAGATTCATTGACGACGTGATATTTATCTGGTCTGGCCCTGAGGAGGTATGTCATGACTTCTTAAGATCTCTGAATGATAATGACATGAATATCTTCCTCACCTATACTATTTCACCATCAACAGCTACTTTTCTAGATCTTCAagtcagaattaaggatggacgccTTGAAACTGGGCTATACCGCAAACCGACGGCCACGAACAGTTTGCTCAGCTTCGACAGCTTCCATCCCTTCCACACAAGGAGAGGAGTACCGATCGGCCAGTTTCTAAGGGTACGTAGAAACTGCACTCTATCTGAAGAGTTCCGCACACAAGCAAATGATCTGACGCATCGATTCAGGAGACGAGGTTACCCCCGTAGTGTTCTCTCTAACGCTTACAGGAGGGCGAAGAATGAGACTCAACAATCTCTCATCCAGAAACAACCGGCAAAGGGAGACCAACCGCTCCGGCTAGTAACAGACTACAATAACCAATGGAAGCAGGTGAAACAGATCTTATCAAAGAACTGGGCGATCCTCACTTCGGACCCCCAAGTGTCATCATTG GTATATGTGGGCCAGACGTCTCAGGAGCTCCGAAAGCGAATTCAAAAACACATCTCTACCATTAATCTAGCAGCAACTGACCTGAAGAAAGGTAAGACTCTTACCTCGGTAGCGTCCCATTTTTTGAGGTTCCATTCAGGTTCTAGTAGACATCTGTTGGTAGTAGGTCTGGAAAAGATTCATGAAACCGGTAGAGGCGGTTCCTCTCATAAGGCGCTCCTTCGAGCAGAATCAAGATGGATTTTCCATCTTGGCTCACTTGCCCCCTATGGGCTCAATGAGGAACTTCTTTACACTGGCTTCCTTGGCTAG